In the Kribbella sp. NBC_00482 genome, one interval contains:
- the folE gene encoding GTP cyclohydrolase I FolE yields MAISADLESVPLHIVARREEIDLPAAQRAVADLLTALGRDPQSAHLAETPRRVANAYAEMLTPREFELTTFPNDEGYDELVLAKDIPVQSLCEHHLLPFQGVAHVGYLPGDRILGLSKLARVVELFARDFQVQERLTKQVADWLQDHLDPKGVGVVIEAEHQCMSLRGVRAVGSRTVTSSLHGILRDSPSSRQEFFALTGLTP; encoded by the coding sequence ATGGCGATCTCGGCCGACCTCGAGTCCGTCCCTCTTCATATCGTCGCGCGCCGGGAGGAGATCGACCTGCCCGCCGCGCAGCGGGCGGTCGCGGACCTGCTGACCGCGCTCGGGCGGGACCCGCAGAGCGCGCACCTGGCGGAGACCCCGCGCCGGGTCGCAAACGCGTACGCGGAGATGCTGACGCCGCGGGAGTTCGAGCTGACCACGTTCCCGAACGACGAGGGGTACGACGAGCTCGTCCTGGCCAAGGACATCCCGGTGCAGTCGCTGTGCGAGCATCACCTGCTGCCGTTCCAGGGCGTCGCCCACGTCGGGTACCTGCCCGGCGACCGGATCCTCGGGCTCTCGAAGCTGGCCCGGGTGGTGGAGTTGTTCGCGCGCGACTTCCAGGTGCAGGAGCGGCTGACGAAGCAGGTCGCCGACTGGCTCCAGGATCACCTCGACCCGAAGGGGGTCGGTGTCGTGATCGAGGCCGAGCACCAGTGCATGTCGTTGCGCGGCGTGCGGGCCGTGGGCTCGCGGACGGTCACGTCCTCGCTGCACGGGATCCTGCGCGACAGCCCCAGTTCGCGGCAGGAGTTCTTCGCGCTGACCGGCCTCACCCCGTAA
- a CDS encoding helix-turn-helix transcriptional regulator encodes MSWDAAVQAVAVLEEPTRRRLYEYVVGRPEPVSRDDAASALGIPRTTAAFHLDKLTEEGLLDTCYERRTGRTGPGAGRPAKLYHRSDREIEISLPERQYAIAGQLLATAIQDAETTDLTPREAVNSRAHEYGEALGRTALDRGELLVQVLEAHGFEPRLGDDGIALANCPFRRLAKDHPQLVCGMNLHLVAGLLTPLDTELQAELTPTPGHCCVRITGRAPLTNPSDEPRPTHS; translated from the coding sequence ATGTCCTGGGACGCCGCCGTTCAGGCGGTCGCCGTACTCGAGGAGCCGACCCGGCGCCGGCTGTACGAGTACGTCGTCGGCCGGCCCGAGCCGGTGAGCCGGGACGATGCCGCGAGTGCACTCGGGATCCCGCGGACCACGGCCGCGTTCCATCTCGACAAGCTGACTGAAGAGGGTCTGCTCGACACCTGTTACGAGCGCCGCACCGGCCGCACCGGTCCGGGCGCGGGGCGGCCCGCGAAGCTGTACCACCGGTCTGATCGCGAGATCGAGATCAGCCTCCCCGAACGCCAGTACGCCATCGCCGGACAGCTCCTCGCCACCGCCATCCAGGACGCCGAAACCACCGACCTCACCCCTCGCGAGGCAGTCAACAGCCGAGCCCACGAGTACGGCGAGGCCCTCGGCCGGACTGCCCTCGACCGCGGGGAGTTGTTGGTGCAGGTGCTCGAGGCACATGGTTTCGAGCCGAGACTGGGGGACGACGGGATCGCCCTGGCCAACTGCCCGTTCCGACGACTGGCGAAGGACCACCCACAACTGGTCTGCGGCATGAACCTCCACCTGGTAGCCGGCCTCCTAACCCCCCTCGACACCGAACTCCAGGCCGAACTCACCCCCACCCCAGGCCACTGCTGCGTCCGGATCACCGGACGTGCACCACTCACCAACCCCTCTGACGAGCCCCGACCAACGCACAGTTGA